The Acanthopagrus latus isolate v.2019 chromosome 20, fAcaLat1.1, whole genome shotgun sequence genomic sequence CCACTGGTGAGTATCCAAACCCAGAGGGACAGGTGTCGTTGGTAGAACGGCTTACATTATGTGTAAAAGAGATTAACATCTGAAGCTAACTGCTGAGTGGATGAATCTAAAAGGAGCACTGCCACAACCCTGCTGTGTCATTTAAGACATCAATATTATAATAAAATCACTGAAGTGTAAATGTGCCGTAGTGTTTTTCTGTTAGGCTCTGCAACACTTGAAATAACCTACAGTATGAGATATGTACTGTAATTTATAAAAGTCCCTTAAGTCTTTAAAGacctttattttaaattcaaagtCTGCATTATATCCTCTAACTCATCCCGTACATTACATGGATTAAAAACCTCATGTAATATGTGGTTTATTGGatttatttgttaattacaTCTGGCAGTAAAAAACGTTCTTGGCACCTGCTGTAAATATTTGGCAGGCGAGCCCAAAGTCAGCAATGAATCACACTGCAGTTGTTCCACTCAGACTGGAGCCTAAAATCCACTATCGGCTCCACATGATTGATCAGTTCAGTGGATTAAACGTTGATATCTGTGGTGATACTGAAGTAATCAAAGACTAAGAACTGGCTTCCTGCCTCTTCATCTctgactgtttttaatttactcCGCAGTGTAAGTGAATAAGTTGGTGATAGCTGATGAAATTTATtgttcacagtttttattttttaagataaaaacataaatatacaggGCAAAGAACTACAGAATCTGTGAGGACAGAAAATAGTCAGATAGGAAGGAAATCTGTGATGGCAAGCCTGTAATTTAGCGCAACTAGTCGAACGAAGGAGGACGAAGGCTCCGTCGAGGAGACTGCTTTAGTCCCAAAAAAGAAGGCCGGATTGGTCTGTtcatgcaaaacatttcagttgtACATGAAACAAGCCAGATTGACACGATTGAAGAAGAAATGGTTGAGTCTTGGTTGCAGTAAGCATAGTGAAATGGAAAGACTGCCCTCCAGTGGTCAGAGGCTGTAACACTCAGATCTTTTATTACTCTCTTCTGTATCCAGGGGGATGTGAAGGGTTACCTCCGAAGCTGCCGGACTGCAGAATCCATGACCCCGGAGCCCTTGATTCTTCAGCGGATGGCTTGTGACATCGCCTCGGGACTCTTgcacctgcacaaacacaacttcacacacaGGTAGGAAGCAATTTTCTGTTAAtagataacacacacagatgtcgTCCTGACAGTATCTTGCCATGATCAGTAAAATCTGCCTTTTGCGTCTCGGTTGCTTCCTGGAACAATATCCTGGTGCTGCCTGAGTGCTCCTTACAGACTCCAGCATCAGTGATTTTGTTGCAGGCGGTGACCCTTCATCTCCAGAACAACTCAAACATCCACTCAGTCTtcagcctgtgtttttttttagagacaGGAGTTGATGTTGATATGTGTAATATGTGTTGATAAGAGCAACTTTAATTTTGCTCCAGtgagtgtttttgcatgttgGACCTCTAAATATTTCTGTGCTTTCAGTAATATGTAAGTCCTGCTATGCTCTGGTCTTGGTTTATATTTTGATGAATGATGAAGACCTGTAATAACAGCTCTTTActctccaccacctccttctTTGTCACCAGCGATCTGGCTTTGAGGAACTGCTTGTTGTCCGCTAACGTCACAGTCAAGATCGGAGATTATGGTCTGTCCCACACCAAGTACAAGGTCTGTTTATCAgatatgcatgcacacacacgcaccgtTTACCAAGATGATTTGATAAAGAAATAGGACTAGTAACATAGAAGCAAATAATCCTAGGACAGTTTCCTTGTTAATGGTTGtctacacaaaacaaacatgagtgGATGAGTTAATGAATGAAACGATGAAAGAAGCGAGCTAAGCTTGTTTAGGAGTTAATATTATCTCCAAAAGATCCAGTGTTTACTTCATCCAAATGAGCAGATTATACAGATGATTTAATTCCTCGGAGCTCATTCACTTGTTTTAGAATATTGAATTTAATAAGGGGAGATGATTTCCAAGTAAGCAAATAAAGTGTGATGATGTTGTGTCTTTGCTGTCTGCCTGTTAACACACGCTGCCCTTCCCTCCATTCAGGATGATTACTACGTTACATCGGATCAGATGTTCGTGCCATTGCGTTGGATCGCTCCAGAGCTGGTAGACGAGGTGCACGGAAACCTGCTGGTGGCTGATCAGACCCCACAGAGCAACATGTGGtaggataaacacacacaacaacagaaaacctGACAACACAGTAAAAAGAGAAGCACCTGTGAAGGAATATACAAAGAAagcaagatacattttttaaaaagttgaggGATTAGATCAAATCTATCTACACAGGCTGAACTACACATACTTGTTCTGAttactgttttgtgtttaacGACAATGTCCATGCTATGTTTTGTCTCAGGTCTCTGGGTGTGACTATCTGGGAGCTGTTTGAGCTCGGCAACCAGCCCTACAGACATTATTCTGACAGACAAGTCCTGACCTACGCTGTGAGGGAGCAGCAGCTGCGACTGCCCAAACCGCTGCTCCAAGTGCCGCTGGCTGAGCGCTGGTgagacacactgaaacacattaagatgcatttttaaaatgtttgaaattaatTCAGGAGAAGGGATAAACACAATATTTAGAGCAACATAATTAAATGTCTTGCAGGATGAGTGGATTCTTATTTCTTTTGCAGATTCTAATTATTATGCtaatcctgtttgttttgcttgtctGTAGAGGGGCTATTTTTTCAGTTGTCTCTTTTCTTATTATAACTAAAACATACTTGCTTGTTATTTGAccgttattttttttatttcaaatcttGTGTGATATGTTTGATTTGTGCTTCTCAGGTATGAGGTGATGCAGTTCTGCTGGCTCCAGCCTGATCAGAGGCCCAATGCAGAGGAAGTCCACTTGCTGCTCAGCTATCTGTGCGCCAAGGGGGCCAGCGAGGCCGAAGAGGACTTTGAGAGGCGATGGAACTCGCTGCGTCCCAATTCTGGATTCAACAGCCATCGTGGTGCCTCGGCAATATCACGAGACCACCCCTCATCAACAtcctcctctttccccctcCTAGAGCAGTTTTCAGCTGGTGATGGCTACCACTCAGAGTCTGGGGATGACATACTAACAGTCACTGAGACCAGCCACGGCCTGAACTTTGAGTACAAGTGGGAGCAAGCCAGGGCAGACCAGTCATATAGAGCCCCAGACTCCTCGAGTACCCTGGGACAAGTCAACCATCATTGTCAAGAAGCATTTTACCCACCTGGAGGCATTGTGGGAGGCTGTCCAATGGAGaaccacagacatgtttctCCACCCTACTACCAACCAAAACATCTTCACGCTCCTGGCATACTTCCTGTCCTCAGTGCCCACAGCCCCTCAGTTAGCAGTGAATACTACATCCGCATCGAAGAGCCAGTAGACTGCAACATTGATCCAGAGTACACCATGTGTTCCTACAGCCCAGACTACCAAGGCAGCAGCGGGAGCTTTCTGACTGGCAGCGCCGACTCAGGCGAGTGCATGGCCTGCCCATCACAGGCTAAGAACATGGATCCCTATTGGTCCGCAGATATCCACAAGTCGGATATGTACGATTCCAATGACTCAAGTCCTGCCATCTCCCTGACAATGGAGCCTCTTTTAGGGCAAGTGTCGGACAGCAGCCCCATTCGACCCTGGGAGTCTAGTCACTATGTGTCTTATAAAGACAGAGATGGGGGTTACTACTACGAGCACTCACCCCCGTTGGGAATTGATCACTATTTGATTGGAAGTGAGCTCACCAGAGACCATCATCGGGAAAGCTGGGGGTCGAGGAGCCTGCGTCAGGCCTTGGGTGAGCTGGAAAACCCACTTGGTATATCCCCCTCTGTAAACAGTCCGCCTCAGCAGGCCTACAGAGACACATACCTGGACACAAGTCAGACATCTATCATTGGAAAGAACGTGACAGGTGGCTACTATGACATGATGGGATCCCTGAGGAAGACTATGCCCAGTCACACCAGGCACAACAGCCACTCTGTCAGTATAAACATGGAGACAGAGGGGGCACTCTTCATCGGGCACAGAGACACTGattcagaagaggaagaagaagacatatTTGTTGAAAGACACACCTGCAACACTTGGCCTTCCAAACACAGCCATAGCAGTGTGGGTCACCACAGACGGGCGAGCCACAGCTGCAGACAGGATGCTTATGTAGACTTCCACTACACAATGCCAAGTACAGATATTGAAGATTCCTGGCCGGAGGAGCATAGCCTCGCCTTCCACTCTCTACCCAAACCCATTGACTATCTCGAGCCCCACCAGGCCAAAGATAACAGTGCCTGCCTTAGTCTGAGCAAACATCACTCAATGGTGCCCTCAGACAACTGCAATGCCTACATCTACCTGTGCCATGAGGGCGAGACTCAGGTGCCAGCATCAGGAGAGTGTTGCCACTCGCACTTTGTTGACCCCCTTACAGGTTTACTAGTCAGaaacaacagctacagtcaTAGCTACAGTCACAGCAACTACATCAGTGATAAGGCCATTGATGTCCAAAGCAATGAGGAGATGATCAATCTATCACCAGCTCCAGGGGGTCCCATTGTGGCCAAACCTGCCTTGACAAAGACTGAGGACAGTAGAGAGCAGTATGCTGACCTAACATTTGATGATACCCCACtcaaagaaaagagggaggatgTAATCAAAGAAAATCCAATCATGCAAAAACCAACAGAGCCTAGAACAGAAGAGGTGACCCTGACAATGACTAGAACCTCTCCGCCTCCTGCTGACAACATGCATGTGATGGTGACCCTCACCGACCCACAATCAGAGTTGAGTCACACTGTAGACAGCGGTGTTGACCACGGCGACTCCACTGTGAGCCTTGCTGACATCCTTGACTGCAGtgacgatgacgatgacgatgacatcacagatgatATCACTGACGTTACCTCAGGCATCTTTGCTGACGAGTCTAGTGAGCTAAACGCTTCTCCTGCCTTCAAGTCGCTACAGAAGCAGGTAGGAACTCCTGACTCCATGGATTCCATGGATCTGCCATCTGCAGCTGGGTCTTGTGAAGGCTTCAGCCCAGCGTCCTCCCACCCCTCCAGCTCACCCAAAGCTATGGATAGTGGctatgacacagaaaacaatgagagCCCTGAGTTTGTACCCAAAGAGCCTCATGAACCCCGTGAACAACCTTTGGGAAAGCCTACCATTGATACGAGCCTGGAGGAGCAGGGAGTCGAGTCTAAAGTAGTGCTCACAGAAGCCGAACCACCGTTGGATGAAGATTTGGCCTTAGAAGCTTCACAATCAGGTGATGACATCCTTTTACCACTGACTGATAAGACTCCATACAGAGACTCTGCCTACTTTTCAGACTATGAGAATGAAAGGCTGTCTCGGGATGAAGGGGACGAACCGTCAGAGATGGTAAAGGATGAAGGAActgttgaaaacaaacagcacatggGAGAAAAGAAGGGCGAGAAAAGGAAGAATGACAAGGAAGAAGAACTAGAAGACGGTGTTGCTAACAAAGACATTAAACTTGAAATAAAAGACATATTAACAGAGGGCACAGACTCAGAGATGGAGGCATACTTGATAGAAGAGGGTGACCAGGATGAGGAGTTGGGGCTACCTCTGGAGCCCTCTGACACTGCTTCAATAGCAGAGGGTGGGCTGGATGAATGGCCATCTCAGGAAGAGAGCTCATCCTTAGGAGACTGGGCAGCAGAGGTGGTAGGAGCCATGGAAGAAGCCCTTGGGGCCCTGAATGGAGATTGTACTTCCAATGtcaaggaagaggaagatgcagAAGACACGAAAAACTCTGCTCAAGAttcagaaacaacagaagagcCAGCAGTACAGATGAATCAGACCAGGCCATCGGGGATATCCGGTGAAAACCTGCATACTTTACCCAAAGATGAGGTGGCCTTGCAGCACACAGCAAGCACCAGacgtttttcttcctcctctcccccacctccatccacccctccccctcccctccctgcaaCAACAGAGGGCCGAGCGTCTCCGGCTGATGGAGAAGAGGCGGATGAGGAGGGCGGTGACACAGATGACAGCGACGAGTCGGATGAGGAGCTGCGAATCTACAGTGTGCAGGAACAGAGCGGAGGTGAGGAGAGCGAAGACGAGGTCCACCCAGTGCCCATCGTGGTGAGCGACAACAGCGAAGCCCACAAACTGCGCAGCCTCCTGAAGATGCCAACCCTGCTCACAGCGGAgaacctggaggaggagctcgAGCGCAAGACCAAGACGGTGTCGTTTTTTGACGATGTCACCGTCTATCTGTTTGACCAGGTGAGTGGCAGAGAAGAcaaatttattcatttactacTTAAAACTACAACAAGGCACATTCACTTTTTGGTGATTCTAAGAGCccctatgaaaaaaaaatatgagggtgtaacaaagtaaaatgtgttttagtgCAGTACCAGGAGACACCAGAGTAGATAGTCAACATATTTATGCACGTAGCagctaaaaagctaaatatCCTTTAAGTTAAGTCAGTGAAGACTAACAGCTGGAAGGAAGGTGAATATTGGGCtcacattcatcaggtggaaAACATGTTCAGATGTTTAGCTGCCGCCTgattgcagctttaaagctcAAGCTGACTCACCTGCCCAGATCGAATGTTAATTCTTTCTAACAAGTACTTTCTAATTGTCTTCTCCTGAACTTCAATTCCATTAGGAAAGCCCAACTAAGGAGCTGGTTGAGCACGGCTTCCCGTTAGGAACAGAGGGTCAGAGTTCACGGAGCAAATCCCAGGAAAAGGTTAATGCCTCGGATGACTCTTCAGATGGAAACATCTCAGAGGAGAGTAAGTACCCGGAAACAAAGTTAGTCTTCTTGTTTCAGCACCAAGAAAACGTATTCAGTTAGTATGTGTCACTACTTAAATATATCTTGTTACCGTCTGCCCTCAGGTGCAGGGTACGAGTGGGAGGACGATTTCCCGCTGCTCCCTCTACCAACAGCGTCTGCAACATCTGACTCGCCTCCACCTCGATCCACCCCCAAACCTCCAGAGCCCAAACCAGCCGTACAGTTCTCCCGCTTCACCGTCTCCCCCTCCAACGTGTCCCGTTTCTCCATCACCCACATCTCGGACTCTGATATGGACTCAGTAGGAGGTGCGTCTCTGAATAATAACTTGTCCCCCCTCAGAACAGACTTTTAataatttttatttctttttcaaacacataATGATATCTATTTTTGGGGATTGAAATACGTATCAAATGTTCAGATGTGAAAATAGTTTATAGATCGAAATTGCAAAGAAACTTAACTGAAAGGTCAAAGCTGCTAAAACTGGGACACATAGCAACAAGGTGAAGACATCCCACTTTTCATCGCAAAGCTCAGATCTCAAATACTGAATACAACAAATAATATTCTGTTCTTCTGGGATTTAATTCAAACCTTGATTCTTCTAGTAAGTCTGACCTAAATTTAGACTAATTCCAACTCATGTATGGATGTGGCTAGCGGGGTACATTTTCTTGAATTAGACTTAATTCCAGTTTAGAAAACAGATGTCAATATTGGCCACAGACTGgattacagtaaaacacaagaCCCTAATGAGATAATAAAGTTTCTTGCCAAATGAAATTGAAATCTGCGAAACATTTTGGGTTATTGAGATGCGTGATTGCCTCTTAAGAACACTTTAGTCATTAATCCCGTCTGCTTTATTCTTTCTTCTGCAGGAAGCAGCGAGGATGGGGACAAAGAGTAACGAGCTGTGGATACTTACGGCCTCTCTGTGACAATGACTCGGCCTGCTAGCATGacttctgatttcttttttaaagtcagGTTTTAGAAACACAAGACAGTGCCTCTTATCGCCTGTGGACACTTTTGAAAGGTCCGTCTTACCACAACGGAGGACCGACTTAAGCTGTTTAGAATACTGA encodes the following:
- the aatkb gene encoding serine/threonine-protein kinase LMTK1 isoform X4, with protein sequence MSTLGSPASQGSPDVYILPLTEVSLPVAKQPVRSVQLLKSTDLSRHSLLYLKEIGNGWFGKVLLGEVNAGLNTTQVVVKELKASASVQDQMHFLEEAQPYRNLQHHALVQCLAQCTEVTPYLLVMEFCPLGDVKGYLRSCRTAESMTPEPLILQRMACDIASGLLHLHKHNFTHSDLALRNCLLSANVTVKIGDYGLSHTKYKDDYYVTSDQMFVPLRWIAPELVDEVHGNLLVADQTPQSNMWSLGVTIWELFELGNQPYRHYSDRQVLTYAVREQQLRLPKPLLQVPLAERWYEVMQFCWLQPDQRPNAEEVHLLLSYLCAKGASEAEEDFERRWNSLRPNSGFNSHRGASAISRDHPSSTSSSFPLLEQFSAGDGYHSESGDDILTVTETSHGLNFEYKWEQARADQSYRAPDSSSTLGQVNHHCQEAFYPPGGIVGGCPMENHRHVSPPYYQPKHLHAPGILPVLSAHSPSVSSEYYIRIEEPVDCNIDPEYTMCSYSPDYQGSSGSFLTGSADSGECMACPSQAKNMDPYWSADIHKSDMYDSNDSSPAISLTMEPLLGQVSDSSPIRPWESSHYVSYKDRDGGYYYEHSPPLGIDHYLIGSELTRDHHRESWGSRSLRQALGELENPLGISPSVNSPPQQAYRDTYLDTSQTSIIGKNVTGGYYDMMGSLRKTMPSHTRHNSHSVSINMETEGALFIGHRDTDSEEEEEDIFVERHTCNTWPSKHSHSSVGHHRRASHSCRQDAYVDFHYTMPSTDIEDSWPEEHSLAFHSLPKPIDYLEPHQAKDNSACLSLSKHHSMVPSDNCNAYIYLCHEGETQVPASGECCHSHFVDPLTGLLVRNNSYSHSYSHSNYISDKAIDVQSNEEMINLSPAPGGPIVAKPALTKTEDSREQYADLTFDDTPLKEKREDVIKENPIMQKPTEPRTEEVTLTMTRTSPPPADNMHVMVTLTDPQSELSHTVDSGVDHGDSTVSLADILDCSDDDDDDDITDDITDVTSGIFADESSELNASPAFKSLQKQVGTPDSMDSMDLPSAAGSCEGFSPASSHPSSSPKAMDSGYDTENNESPEFVPKEPHEPREQPLGKPTIDTSLEEQGVESKVVLTEAEPPLDEDLALEASQSGDDILLPLTDKTPYRDSAYFSDYENERLSRDEGDEPSEMVKDEGTVENKQHMGEKKGEKRKNDKEEELEDGVANKDIKLEIKDILTEGTDSEMEAYLIEEGDQDEELGLPLEPSDTASIAEGGLDEWPSQEESSSLGDWAAEVVGAMEEALGALNGDCTSNVKEEEDAEDTKNSAQDSETTEEPAVQMNQTRPSGISGENLHTLPKDEVALQHTASTRRFSSSSPPPPSTPPPPLPATTEGRASPADGEEADEEGGDTDDSDESDEELRIYSVQEQSGGEESEDEVHPVPIVVSDNSEAHKLRSLLKMPTLLTAENLEEELERKTKTVSFFDDVTVYLFDQESPTKELVEHGFPLGTEGQSSRSKSQEKVNASDDSSDGNISEESAGYEWEDDFPLLPLPTASATSDSPPPRSTPKPPEPKPAVQFSRFTVSPSNVSRFSITHISDSDMDSVGGSSEDGDKE
- the aatkb gene encoding serine/threonine-protein kinase LMTK1 isoform X5 — protein: MHFLEEAQPYRNLQHHALVQCLAQCTEVTPYLLVMEFCPLGDVKGYLRSCRTAESMTPEPLILQRMACDIASGLLHLHKHNFTHSDLALRNCLLSANVTVKIGDYGLSHTKYKDDYYVTSDQMFVPLRWIAPELVDEVHGNLLVADQTPQSNMWSLGVTIWELFELGNQPYRHYSDRQVLTYAVREQQLRLPKPLLQVPLAERWYEVMQFCWLQPDQRPNAEEVHLLLSYLCAKGASEAEEDFERRWNSLRPNSGFNSHRGASAISRDHPSSTSSSFPLLEQFSAGDGYHSESGDDILTVTETSHGLNFEYKWEQARADQSYRAPDSSSTLGQVNHHCQEAFYPPGGIVGGCPMENHRHVSPPYYQPKHLHAPGILPVLSAHSPSVSSEYYIRIEEPVDCNIDPEYTMCSYSPDYQGSSGSFLTGSADSGECMACPSQAKNMDPYWSADIHKSDMYDSNDSSPAISLTMEPLLGQVSDSSPIRPWESSHYVSYKDRDGGYYYEHSPPLGIDHYLIGSELTRDHHRESWGSRSLRQALGELENPLGISPSVNSPPQQAYRDTYLDTSQTSIIGKNVTGGYYDMMGSLRKTMPSHTRHNSHSVSINMETEGALFIGHRDTDSEEEEEDIFVERHTCNTWPSKHSHSSVGHHRRASHSCRQDAYVDFHYTMPSTDIEDSWPEEHSLAFHSLPKPIDYLEPHQAKDNSACLSLSKHHSMVPSDNCNAYIYLCHEGETQVPASGECCHSHFVDPLTGLLVRNNSYSHSYSHSNYISDKAIDVQSNEEMINLSPAPGGPIVAKPALTKTEDSREQYADLTFDDTPLKEKREDVIKENPIMQKPTEPRTEEVTLTMTRTSPPPADNMHVMVTLTDPQSELSHTVDSGVDHGDSTVSLADILDCSDDDDDDDITDDITDVTSGIFADESSELNASPAFKSLQKQVGTPDSMDSMDLPSAAGSCEGFSPASSHPSSSPKAMDSGYDTENNESPEFVPKEPHEPREQPLGKPTIDTSLEEQGVESKVVLTEAEPPLDEDLALEASQSGDDILLPLTDKTPYRDSAYFSDYENERLSRDEGDEPSEMVKDEGTVENKQHMGEKKGEKRKNDKEEELEDGVANKDIKLEIKDILTEGTDSEMEAYLIEEGDQDEELGLPLEPSDTASIAEGGLDEWPSQEESSSLGDWAAEVVGAMEEALGALNGDCTSNVKEEEDAEDTKNSAQDSETTEEPAVQMNQTRPSGISGENLHTLPKDEVALQHTASTRRFSSSSPPPPSTPPPPLPATTEGRASPADGEEADEEGGDTDDSDESDEELRIYSVQEQSGGEESEDEVHPVPIVVSDNSEAHKLRSLLKMPTLLTAENLEEELERKTKTVSFFDDVTVYLFDQESPTKELVEHGFPLGTEGQSSRSKSQEKVNASDDSSDGNISEESAGYEWEDDFPLLPLPTASATSDSPPPRSTPKPPEPKPAVQFSRFTVSPSNVSRFSITHISDSDMDSVGGSSEDGDKE
- the aatkb gene encoding serine/threonine-protein kinase LMTK1 isoform X2, translating into MLQVHLSATHTGDTVLLLWLDGAPLSDLSWSSSLAVVAISFSGLFTFAFLMLACLCCKKGKTGFKEFKNVDGEEYHADMSTLGSPASQGSPDVYILPLTEVSLPVAKQPVRSVQLLKSTDLSRHSLLYLKEIGNGWFGKVLLGEVNAGLNTTQVVVKELKASASVQDQMHFLEEAQPYRNLQHHALVQCLAQCTEVTPYLLVMEFCPLGDVKGYLRSCRTAESMTPEPLILQRMACDIASGLLHLHKHNFTHSDLALRNCLLSANVTVKIGDYGLSHTKYKDDYYVTSDQMFVPLRWIAPELVDEVHGNLLVADQTPQSNMWSLGVTIWELFELGNQPYRHYSDRQVLTYAVREQQLRLPKPLLQVPLAERWYEVMQFCWLQPDQRPNAEEVHLLLSYLCAKGASEAEEDFERRWNSLRPNSGFNSHRGASAISRDHPSSTSSSFPLLEQFSAGDGYHSESGDDILTVTETSHGLNFEYKWEQARADQSYRAPDSSSTLGQVNHHCQEAFYPPGGIVGGCPMENHRHVSPPYYQPKHLHAPGILPVLSAHSPSVSSEYYIRIEEPVDCNIDPEYTMCSYSPDYQGSSGSFLTGSADSGECMACPSQAKNMDPYWSADIHKSDMYDSNDSSPAISLTMEPLLGQVSDSSPIRPWESSHYVSYKDRDGGYYYEHSPPLGIDHYLIGSELTRDHHRESWGSRSLRQALGELENPLGISPSVNSPPQQAYRDTYLDTSQTSIIGKNVTGGYYDMMGSLRKTMPSHTRHNSHSVSINMETEGALFIGHRDTDSEEEEEDIFVERHTCNTWPSKHSHSSVGHHRRASHSCRQDAYVDFHYTMPSTDIEDSWPEEHSLAFHSLPKPIDYLEPHQAKDNSACLSLSKHHSMVPSDNCNAYIYLCHEGETQVPASGECCHSHFVDPLTGLLVRNNSYSHSYSHSNYISDKAIDVQSNEEMINLSPAPGGPIVAKPALTKTEDSREQYADLTFDDTPLKEKREDVIKENPIMQKPTEPRTEEVTLTMTRTSPPPADNMHVMVTLTDPQSELSHTVDSGVDHGDSTVSLADILDCSDDDDDDDITDDITDVTSGIFADESSELNASPAFKSLQKQVGTPDSMDSMDLPSAAGSCEGFSPASSHPSSSPKAMDSGYDTENNESPEFVPKEPHEPREQPLGKPTIDTSLEEQGVESKVVLTEAEPPLDEDLALEASQSGDDILLPLTDKTPYRDSAYFSDYENERLSRDEGDEPSEMVKDEGTVENKQHMGEKKGEKRKNDKEEELEDGVANKDIKLEIKDILTEGTDSEMEAYLIEEGDQDEELGLPLEPSDTASIAEGGLDEWPSQEESSSLGDWAAEVVGAMEEALGALNGDCTSNVKEEEDAEDTKNSAQDSETTEEPAVQMNQTRPSGISGENLHTLPKDEVALQHTASTRRFSSSSPPPPSTPPPPLPATTEGRASPADGEEADEEGGDTDDSDESDEELRIYSVQEQSGGEESEDEVHPVPIVVSDNSEAHKLRSLLKMPTLLTAENLEEELERKTKTVSFFDDVTVYLFDQESPTKELVEHGFPLGTEGQSSRSKSQEKVNASDDSSDGNISEESAGYEWEDDFPLLPLPTASATSDSPPPRSTPKPPEPKPAVQFSRFTVSPSNVSRFSITHISDSDMDSVGGSSEDGDKE
- the aatkb gene encoding serine/threonine-protein kinase LMTK1 isoform X1, whose translation is MLVLLVTMSSVVFSPGFALSSHFSSDGAPLSDLSWSSSLAVVAISFSGLFTFAFLMLACLCCKKGKTGFKEFKNVDGEEYHADMSTLGSPASQGSPDVYILPLTEVSLPVAKQPVRSVQLLKSTDLSRHSLLYLKEIGNGWFGKVLLGEVNAGLNTTQVVVKELKASASVQDQMHFLEEAQPYRNLQHHALVQCLAQCTEVTPYLLVMEFCPLGDVKGYLRSCRTAESMTPEPLILQRMACDIASGLLHLHKHNFTHSDLALRNCLLSANVTVKIGDYGLSHTKYKDDYYVTSDQMFVPLRWIAPELVDEVHGNLLVADQTPQSNMWSLGVTIWELFELGNQPYRHYSDRQVLTYAVREQQLRLPKPLLQVPLAERWYEVMQFCWLQPDQRPNAEEVHLLLSYLCAKGASEAEEDFERRWNSLRPNSGFNSHRGASAISRDHPSSTSSSFPLLEQFSAGDGYHSESGDDILTVTETSHGLNFEYKWEQARADQSYRAPDSSSTLGQVNHHCQEAFYPPGGIVGGCPMENHRHVSPPYYQPKHLHAPGILPVLSAHSPSVSSEYYIRIEEPVDCNIDPEYTMCSYSPDYQGSSGSFLTGSADSGECMACPSQAKNMDPYWSADIHKSDMYDSNDSSPAISLTMEPLLGQVSDSSPIRPWESSHYVSYKDRDGGYYYEHSPPLGIDHYLIGSELTRDHHRESWGSRSLRQALGELENPLGISPSVNSPPQQAYRDTYLDTSQTSIIGKNVTGGYYDMMGSLRKTMPSHTRHNSHSVSINMETEGALFIGHRDTDSEEEEEDIFVERHTCNTWPSKHSHSSVGHHRRASHSCRQDAYVDFHYTMPSTDIEDSWPEEHSLAFHSLPKPIDYLEPHQAKDNSACLSLSKHHSMVPSDNCNAYIYLCHEGETQVPASGECCHSHFVDPLTGLLVRNNSYSHSYSHSNYISDKAIDVQSNEEMINLSPAPGGPIVAKPALTKTEDSREQYADLTFDDTPLKEKREDVIKENPIMQKPTEPRTEEVTLTMTRTSPPPADNMHVMVTLTDPQSELSHTVDSGVDHGDSTVSLADILDCSDDDDDDDITDDITDVTSGIFADESSELNASPAFKSLQKQVGTPDSMDSMDLPSAAGSCEGFSPASSHPSSSPKAMDSGYDTENNESPEFVPKEPHEPREQPLGKPTIDTSLEEQGVESKVVLTEAEPPLDEDLALEASQSGDDILLPLTDKTPYRDSAYFSDYENERLSRDEGDEPSEMVKDEGTVENKQHMGEKKGEKRKNDKEEELEDGVANKDIKLEIKDILTEGTDSEMEAYLIEEGDQDEELGLPLEPSDTASIAEGGLDEWPSQEESSSLGDWAAEVVGAMEEALGALNGDCTSNVKEEEDAEDTKNSAQDSETTEEPAVQMNQTRPSGISGENLHTLPKDEVALQHTASTRRFSSSSPPPPSTPPPPLPATTEGRASPADGEEADEEGGDTDDSDESDEELRIYSVQEQSGGEESEDEVHPVPIVVSDNSEAHKLRSLLKMPTLLTAENLEEELERKTKTVSFFDDVTVYLFDQESPTKELVEHGFPLGTEGQSSRSKSQEKVNASDDSSDGNISEESAGYEWEDDFPLLPLPTASATSDSPPPRSTPKPPEPKPAVQFSRFTVSPSNVSRFSITHISDSDMDSVGGSSEDGDKE